From the genome of Mustelus asterias chromosome 7, sMusAst1.hap1.1, whole genome shotgun sequence, one region includes:
- the fam210aa gene encoding uncharacterized protein C18orf19 homolog A, giving the protein MREGCEALGVVFLHSARNRKTDNFKMQRYFLQAILWHSKQACNARPCATLLFPTTCGKMPFVIPHRGQLLHLSRPAVASEQRRPDLQNEPLSAQGIEQEPKKLPGSDLQHDTVSDSVQKSYFSHTKLNQDMGGMETDPLQDPSIGLFQRFKRTFKQYGKVLIPVHLLTSTMWFGAFYYAAMKGINVVPFLEYVGAPKGIIHILSNSQGGNALTAYALYKLATPARYTITLGGTSVAVKYLRSHGYLPTPPPMRMYLQDRMEETRERFSEKMEETKELLSEKIQETKDMVSFRKKKD; this is encoded by the exons ATGCGCGAGGGGTGCGAGGCGCTGGGCGTAG TTTTTCTTCACTCGGCCAGAAATCGAAAGACAGACAACTTTAAAATGCAGAGGTACTTCCTCCAGGCCATCCTCTGGCACTCGAAACAAGCTTGCAATGCCCGGCCAtgtgccacactcctgttcccaACTACCTGTGGGAAAATGCCTTTCGTTATCCCACACCGGGGACAACTCCTGCACCTGTCACGTCCAGCCGTTGCCTCTGAACAGAGAAGGCCAGATCTGCAGAATGAACCATTATCTGCACAGGGCATTGAGCAGGAGCCCAAGAAATTGCCAGGGAGTGACCTGCAGCACGATACCGTGTCGGACTCAGTTCAGAAATCGTACTTTTCCCACACGAAACTGAATCAAGACATGGGAGGCATGGAAACAGATCCGCTCCAGGACCCATCCATCGGCCTTTTTCAACGATTCAAAAGGACATTCAAACAGTATGGGAAAGTCCTGATTCCAGTACATCTGTTGACATCCACTATGTGGTTTGGTGCATTTTATTATGCAGCAATGAA agGTATTAACGTGGTTCCATTTCTTGAGTATGTAGGAGCACCGAAGGGTATAATACACATTTTGAGTAATTCTCAAGGTGGAAATGCACTGACTGCCTATGCATTGTATAAG CTTGCCACACCAGCCAGGTATACCATAACGTTGGGAGGAACATCGGTTGCAGTTAAGTATCTCCGTTCCCATGGTTACTTGCCGACGCCTCCTCCAATGAGAATGTATTTGCAGGATAGAATGGAAGAAACCAGGGAGCGGTTTTCAGAAAAAATGGAGGAGACAAAAGAACTGCTTAGTGAGAAAATACAAGAAACCAAAGACATGgtctccttcaggaaaaagaaagACTAA